The candidate division KSB1 bacterium genome segment AGTGGACGAGCTTAATGAAAAATTTGGTTTGGAAATTGAAGAGGGCGATTATACCACGATTGGAGGTTTTATTACAGATAAGTTAGGACGAATCCCTCATCCAGGCGAAAGCATTGATACTGAACGATACAAAATAATCGTCGAAAAAGCGAGTCGAAAGCGGATTATTTTAGTAAAAATAATTCTGAAAAATCTCAATCAAACGGTTTGAAATACTATTCGCCGTTGTTGAATGGCAAATATTTTGACCAGCATCATTCCAACCAAAGAGAAAAAACTGATCAGTGTCAGGGTCCAATATAATCCAATTTTGTCGGCAAGCGCCCCGATCGGCGTCATCAGTAAGCCGGATGCTCCCCAGCCCATTCCCATCATAATCGAAGATACTAAGCTTGCCTGCCGAGGAAGGATCTGCTGTCCCAAAACAATGTTAACTGATGTCGATAATTGAATAAACAAGCCCAACAGCGCTAGACAGACCAGATTGCTTCCCATTGGAAGATTAATAAACCCCAATGCACATGGCAAGACAGTAACAAATGAAAGCTGCAACGTTTTTTTGCTGCCGATCCGATCGAACAAATAGCCTCCGATCAGAATTCCTGTCGTCGTGAAAAGTTGGAAAATGGCCAGCGCAGTTCCGCCGAACACATGGCTCTCCCCTTTTGACGTCAAGTAGAGGGGAATAAAACCAGCGAATGATTGGACCATGGTGGCTCGAATCACGACCATCAAATAGAGATTGATCAATAATAACCGATTTAGTTTGGAGCGGTTTTGATGCTGACTCATTGGTTCGCTGATCACAGGATCCGTTTTCCGAGCCAGAAAAAATTGACCAGCGTAGATCGAGAAAATAAGCGATAGCAACATGGTAAAAATGGCGGATTTGATACCATAGCGATCTGTAATCGGGATAATCACAAGACTTCCCAGTGCAACTCCCAATGCTCCAGCCATATTGAATACTGACATTGAAAATCCCTTGCGACAATGATTCACGGTCCCCACGGCAGCAGCACCAGCGGGGTGAAACATCGCTGTCCCGAGGCCGCTCATGACCAAAATCAGGATCAATGTGGAATAACGATTTACCCAACCGAGCAATCCCATAAAGATTGCGGTTATTAATGGGCCAAATACCAGGAAGTAATTTCGGGACAATCGATCTGAGATGACACCAGTGATCGGCTGAACCAGTGAGCTGGAAATCGAGAAGATCGATAATAACAATCCTGCAAGTGCCAAAGATAAATTCAATTTCACGACAATAAGCGGCAACAGCGGAGCTAAAAAGCCGTTATAGAAATCCGTGGTAAAATGACCAAATGTTACCAGCCAAAGCTTTTTCTGATCGGATATGGTAGCAATATTTTTCTGATGCTTGTGGACCGTTTTTATCCTCCAGATGCATCATGTAATGCATTCTCCCCCATCTTCTTATCTCGATGATAGCTCGACATCACCCGAGATTGCGTTCTTCAATCTGCCTATTGAAGTAAGTCTATGGCGATCAATACCGACAACCGGGCGAAATCCACCAATTGCAGCAGTTCGATATACTCATTGGCGATATGGGCTGTATCTCCTCCTGGCCCCCAGCCGACTGTAAGAACACCATGCTGAATTAAATTTTTGGCGTACGTGCCGCCGCCCATTCCCATCGGGGTTGCAATGAAACCCAACTCCGATTCGGTATATTTTTGAATCAGCTTTACCAATTCATTATCAGCTGAAACGCTAAAGGGAAGACTTTCTGATAAAATTTCGACTTGAAAATTGCCACCGGGAATTCGATCGATGCACCGATGGATCTGGTCCAATACCCCAGTTCGATCCATGCCGGGGACCGTGCGAATATCCAAATAAATCGAACAATTTGCTGGGACCACATTCGCAGCAACCCCGCCATGGATCTCGCCAAGATTTAAAGTCGGGCCTCCTAACAGGGGATGAGGGTGGTATTCGAATTGAAGCTGTTCTAAAAGAGGGATCAGTTTCGCCATCATGAAAATGGCATTGATCCCCTTTTCTGGGGTTGAGCCATGGGCCTGCTGACCAAAAGCAGAGATCCGAATCACCATTCGGCCCTTCTCAGCGATGTCAATTTCTCTCATTTCATGCCCGATATCAGGCACAATGGCGTGAGTCGGATTGATCAGTCGCCCCTCCAACAGATAGCCGATGCCATAATCAACCCCATTTGGGTCAGCAGCCTCCTCGTCCGCCAGCGCAGCGATGAGCAACTGCCCATTCAATTGTTGATCCAGCTCCAACTGTTTGATCACTGCCGACGCCAACAAAATTGCAGCTAAAGGGCCTTTGTTATCATTCGTGCCACGGCCATATAATTTGCCATCCTTCACCACTACATCGAATGCATTGTGCTCCCAACCTTCTCCTGCGGGAACAACATCCATGTGCGCCGGCAACAACAATCTCTTGCCGCTGACATTTTTCCCCAGCTTGCCGATAATGTTTGGCCGTTCTCGCTGTCTGGCAAATTCGTCGAAGGGAATACCAAGTCGCGATAACTCCCGTTTAACAATCTCTGCTACCCGATATTCCTCTCCACGAACCCTTAAATAGGGATGTTCTGGCAATTTCTCTGGAATCACATTCACGGTCCGTTGCCTAACCATCTCGGTTACCAATTCGATGATCCGCTGCTCAATCGCTTTGCGATGGTCTTGAAAATACTGATTAATCTTTCTATGTAAGTTCATACTCACCTCATTTTTTTCAAAAAAATTCTATCGGCGATAACCGCATTTGAAAAACATTGGATCGAAAACTCTAGATCATTTCATTTTTCACTATCACTTCCTGGTCACCTCTTTCTTCCGGCATTCATTAATCTAAAAATCGCATTTGCATCGGCAAATGATTTACAAGATGGTTGGTGAAATCACCGATGCGAACACTATTTTCAACAGGCTCTCTAAATAGGCGCTGGCCTGACGCTTGCTATTTTAGTACCGATCTCAACGAATTGGACTGCTTTATCAGGTAAGCACCTGGTCAATTTTTCCATTTTTCGGAGAGGCTCTTAAAAGTTCTATTATATGAAATTTTTCGTGAAATGCAAGATATTATTTTCGGGAGGGTGGAAAATTTGGTCTCCAGCGATGCGGTACTTTTTGCTTAGCCTTATCATTCAATTTCCTCTGAATTGCTCAGAATTAACAGTTTGAAGGTATAATATGGCAAAATCGAGATGGTTCTTTTTTCTTCAGCAGCGCTATTCGAGCTACTCATTCGAGAGAAAAATGAATCAAGCATGATTTTTTCAACCTTAATTGACTCACCAAATTTGTGGGGGAATCATGGATACTTCAACCTTTAGATGTCTCGTCGCCGCCTTGCTCATTCTTTGTCTTTCTACTCCTTTATCAGCTCAAACTGTTATTCGGGTGAACTGCGGTGGTAATGATTATTGGGATACGGAACGCAACCTTTGGCATGCAGACCAACCCTATACCCCTGGAAGCTGGGGCTATGTGAATCCTGGCTATTTTTTATTTTATGATTACCCAATCAGCGGCACGAATGATGACCCATTGTATCAATATGAGCACAACGCTTTAGACAGCTATTTGTTCACTGTTCCCAACGGCACTTACGTGGTCACATTGAAGTTCGCTGAACTTTATTATGACAATGTTGGCGAACGGGTTTTCCATGTGGACATTGAGGGTCAGCGGGTGCTGAATAACTTCGATATTATCGCTGAAGTTGGATTTGCCGCAGCCTGCGATAAGACCTTCATCATCGATGTGAGCGATGGAATTCTGGATATCCAGTTCATCACGATTGAAAAAGAGCCTGGTGTTACTTTGGCACATGCCAACGTTAAGGCCATCGCTGTGGTCGAACAAGGCACTCATGAGCCCAAGTTGTGGGTAGATCCGCATGAGCTGGACTTTTATGACTATTCCTACAAGCAGTCCTTTAAAATCAAAAATGGCGGCGAGTTGCCATTAGAGTGGAGCTGCGCTGAAGATCCAGATGAGCTCTGGATCACCTCAGTGTCGCCGACCAGCGGCACGTTGTATCAAGGCCAATACCAATATGTGGAAGTCCAGGTATCTCGCTCTGGGTTAGCTGATGGTCATTATGAAGGGAACATCAACATATCTTCGAACGGTGGAAATGATAACGTTAAGGTCATGATGGATGTGGTCTCCAAGGTTGCCATTTTACAGGTTCAACAACTGAAAATCGATTTTGGCGCCATCCTGACCAAAACATCGTTTAGCTTGAAAAATGTCGGCACCGCTGATTTAAATTGGAGCGCGCAAAACAGAAACAACGATCCATGGATCAAGCAAATTTCGCCGCTCAATGGTAAACTCGAGCCAGGAAAATCTCAGGATGTCCAAGTGACCGTCGATCGGACCGGGCTAACTGACAGCACGTATCATGGGATCATTTCCGTCTCATCTAATGGTGGCAATGAAAACGTCGAATTATACTTGGACACTTATAATAAACCTTTGACGATCAACTGTGGCGGGAATGAGTATGTAGATAAGGAGCAGCATCGCTGGTCCAGCGATTTGGGATTTGTTGGCGGACAAACCAGCTATTCGAATGTGGCGATCGAAAATACTGAAAATGATCCGATCTACCAGTCCTTCCGAACGGGCATGAGTAAGTATCAGCTATCGGTACAAAAAAATGGTTACTATCAAGTGGTGTTACATTTTGCTGAACTCCAGCACAATGAAGCTAACAAGCGCGTTTTCGATTTGAAAATAGAGGATAGCTTACTCGTCCAAAATTTTGATATCTTCGCCCAGCATGGAAAAAACTATGCGATCATTAAGTCCGCCAAGATCGAAGTTACTGATGGACAACTTGATATCTTATTTATCAAAAAGACCGGCGAACCCTGCATATCCGCGATCGAGCTGCACCAAATCCCGATGCTAGAACTCGAAACCAATACGCTGAACTTCGCTTCAATCCTGACCAAACGAAGCTTCGTCTTGAAAAATCTTGGGACGCTGGATTTGAATTGGGTAGTGAAGAATCCTACGAACGATCCCTGGTTGAAATCGATTTCACCGTCGAACGGAACCTTAACACCTAAGGCCTCGCGGTCAATCACCATTACCATCGATCGAACGAATTTGGCAGATTCGCTTTTCCAAGGCAATTTGGCCGTCCAAACCAATGCAGGAAATGAAACGGTTGCCATAAGGTTCGAGACCAAGAACAAACCGCTAAGGCTCAATTGCGGTGGAACGGAGTATCTCGATCGAAATAGCAATTCATGGCTTGAAGATAACTCATA includes the following:
- a CDS encoding MFS transporter; translated protein: MVTFGHFTTDFYNGFLAPLLPLIVVKLNLSLALAGLLLSIFSISSSLVQPITGVISDRLSRNYFLVFGPLITAIFMGLLGWVNRYSTLILILVMSGLGTAMFHPAGAAAVGTVNHCRKGFSMSVFNMAGALGVALGSLVIIPITDRYGIKSAIFTMLLSLIFSIYAGQFFLARKTDPVISEPMSQHQNRSKLNRLLLINLYLMVVIRATMVQSFAGFIPLYLTSKGESHVFGGTALAIFQLFTTTGILIGGYLFDRIGSKKTLQLSFVTVLPCALGFINLPMGSNLVCLALLGLFIQLSTSVNIVLGQQILPRQASLVSSIMMGMGWGASGLLMTPIGALADKIGLYWTLTLISFFSLVGMMLVKIFAIQQRRIVFQTV
- a CDS encoding ArgE/DapE family deacylase — encoded protein: MNLHRKINQYFQDHRKAIEQRIIELVTEMVRQRTVNVIPEKLPEHPYLRVRGEEYRVAEIVKRELSRLGIPFDEFARQRERPNIIGKLGKNVSGKRLLLPAHMDVVPAGEGWEHNAFDVVVKDGKLYGRGTNDNKGPLAAILLASAVIKQLELDQQLNGQLLIAALADEEAADPNGVDYGIGYLLEGRLINPTHAIVPDIGHEMREIDIAEKGRMVIRISAFGQQAHGSTPEKGINAIFMMAKLIPLLEQLQFEYHPHPLLGGPTLNLGEIHGGVAANVVPANCSIYLDIRTVPGMDRTGVLDQIHRCIDRIPGGNFQVEILSESLPFSVSADNELVKLIQKYTESELGFIATPMGMGGGTYAKNLIQHGVLTVGWGPGGDTAHIANEYIELLQLVDFARLSVLIAIDLLQ